The following is a genomic window from Malus sylvestris chromosome 12, drMalSylv7.2, whole genome shotgun sequence.
gtgacGTTACGAAATTTGAGACTATGAATAGATCATAAGATTGAAATTACGTGTTCATAACATTAAATCAATCAAATTAAACAGTTGATAAGACGGAAGCCTAATCATCAACAGAATCACAAACACACATTATTAAATACATAACTAAGATCTATAAACAAGAATCCTCAGGGTGTTGTACTAGATACACGTGGTTCACCATTGGTGAGACAAAGGAGCATGTGAAGGAATTTCAATTGGTGGATTTCTCATCTGTGTTTTGGGAATCCCATGTGCTTAACTTGAGTTGATCACTTAATTAAGCACTAATTAAAActagaattattatttaaattgagTATTAGGTAGGATGATCCATAATTAATAATTAGAGGATTCGTTTATAAGAAAGTCTTGTGTATTTGGTTAATGGAAGTTGTGTATAATGCATTGAACTTATAAATTTGATAAAGTATTAGAGTTAATCTTTTGCATCTGCAAATCACGGTTAAATTGTTTGTTTGTGATGAGAAATTTTGTGTAACGGTCACACTGTTACATGGATGCTATTGGTAGTTTGATACGTGTCTACTCCACTTAGTTATGCGGtctggtgatttttttttcacttgcaCTTAAGAGATTTTAGCTAATGAGAGACATTCCGATATCATAACATGAACCGAAAAGCAAACTCTAACAGACCTTCTTCCAAATAACATAATTGTTTTTTCTTCGATCTTTTCTTCTTATCTTTTAATTTATGTATCTTATGTATTcatcttttattaatttttttattcataatATTTCTATTTTTGGTCTCATAAATGAAATGACGAATacgattttaatttattcatgtcatcctttagtgtaaatatattagTGTATAAAAAATGTGATAGTGATTAGAcacaaatataaaaatttaaactGATCGAATAATAACAGATACAGTGGTGAACAAAAATATTCTAAGTTGAAAACGGCACTAACACTTTTTATCCTATTGCATTTGcccttttgtttttaagtgcaggATCGAACAAATCgatgaatgatgaacaaaaaccaaaaagaagtGCACAGTACACAGACCACAAACGCACAAACGCACAAACGCACAAACGCACAAACACACAAACACATGACCAATCCAAGTGAACGAGTCAACCTCCGACGGGAACGCTACGTTGTGGAAAAGCATTTTCTATCACCTCACCGTCTGTCGATGAGAATTAAAAACTCATCCTTTTCCCTAGGTGCCACTTTCTGTTTGTGCTTTTTGAAAGATAGCCCCATCGTCATTTCTCCTGCTACTTCCACTTGCTATTTCTTTCCAACCAGttacaaaataaacaatttAAGTTGACAGGCTGATAACATAGCTTGGTTACTGTTTAATTAGATAAGATGACGTCATTAAACGACACGAACATGACAAACATGATTATTGCCAagtttaatatcatttgtatgTGCATACACACAACTAGGGAAGGTCAAACTGTATTGGGATCCTTCACTAGATCCCTTTCACCTTCCCTATTACATGAAGTCCTTTTAAATATTGTGTGGGCGTATGAATGATCTAGTTCTAGACCTTAACGCAAGAATTTCTCGATAAatagagggttttttttttttttcctttcaaaagTGAATGAAACGGGAGAGCAATTTATAAAGATGGGTTTGTTCATTTTATGGTGTCCTATTTCTCTTTTGACCATGTATTATTAGACCAAAACACGACATTAGtagtatatttattttatataagtcGTTCAGgattttttgatgaatttttatcCAAAGTTGAAAAGAGTAATGAGCCACGTGGGACAACTCTCTGTTTTCATATCAACACGTGGCCACTAGGAATAAACACCGTAGTTGAAGTTTACGAGAGATTTGAAATGTGCTCTGAATATGAATACGGATGATATACATGTCATTACATAATTGGGGAGACATAGAGAACGTTTGgatgtttatatatgcttttaaaatgactgaaagcgtttttggtcaaaatgtttttgaaatcaatttttagtaaaaatgcaagtaaattctaGAAAAACATTTAAAGTGCTTCTTGGAAGAAGTACGTAACTAAGGTTTTTGAAACTAAaatacattttctctaaaaacgcttttaatcattttaaaaacacgtTTAAACGAACCCATAAAGTATAAAGCAGAAAACTTTTCTCCATTTACATAATCACCCGTCCAAGTTCAATGGACTCCAAATCGACGGTTGCTGTTCCTCCATTAACCCACAAAGGACAACCTTAAAATTCTAAAACCCAATCCTCAGatttttccctctctctcttctgtaaTCTCTCAGCGAGCTTAAGAGCTGGAACTTATAGGtaagtttttgttaattttgttgttCAATATAATCATAACCCGTTTAGCGGTTTTGTTTGACCAGCATTCCTGTGCATTTCAAGCTTGTTCTGTTCGTAGTTGACTtaatattgaattaattaattaattctgtTTTTTTTAATCGAAAAGTTTGGTCCTTTTCTTCTCATATGCATTTGTCAGTGCTTTTCATCTGTCAAATGTAAGGTTTCTGCTTGCTTTTTATGCTTTAGTTTGTGAATTTCTGAGGTTTCAAGGTTTCCATGTTTGTAGATTTACTTGCAGAGgttttgattttcatttttgtgttCTAATGGATTTTTAGGGTTGAAGAGGGAAACTGATTTGGTAGGAAATTCTGCTGCTTTTTGGGATTTGGGTTTTCTCTCTTAGTTgagattctagagagagaaactgtAGAGAGAGAAATTACAAAGTAGATGGCAATGGATCCTCGTCTTAGGGCTTTCTCTGATTCTTTCAATGGAGTTCAATTGGGGAACCAACCTTTACCCATTCTTTCACAACCAACCGTTGTAGCCGGATCCCGATTCGATAGTAAAACCTGCTTGGACAATAATTACAGAAATTTCGATTACCCTCAACCCGGTCTTACCCCGAATAGTGTATCTTCGTTCTCGAGTGTGAGTCCTGAGGATGATTCTGCCGAAGATTGTGACTTTTCGGATGTAGTCTTGAAGTACATAAACCAGATGCTCATGGAAGAAGATATGGAGGAAAAAACCTGCATGCTTCAAGAGTCGTTGGAGCTTCAAGCGGCCGAGAAGTCATTCTATGAGGTCCTTGGAAAGAAATACCCCCCCTCCCCTGATTTATACCGGGGTTATGCCAGTCAATATGGTGAGAGCCCGGGTGAAAGTTCATCTGGAACTTGGAGTAACTATATCACTAGTAGTTGCAACAGTGGTGGTTATTTCGGTGATAATTCCTCGATTCAAAGTCCAGATGGATATTCGTCTCAGTTACAGGGTCTTCAGGATTATAGCGTTTCTCAATCATTTAGCGGGTCTTCAACTAGGGTCAGTAGCCTCGACGGGCTGGTGGATGCTCCTAGTAGTAGTATTTATACCCCAGATTTGAAGACTGAGAGCCAATCTATTTGGCAGTTCAGGAAGGGGGTTGAGGAGGCTAGTAGATTTCTCCCTTCCGAGACTAATTTGGTTGTTGATTTGGAGGCAAATGGGATGTCGGTACGCGCGCCAAATGTTGGGACAGGTGCGCCATTTGTCAAGGCGGAGAGAAAGGATGGAGGAGGATATTCTTCTGGTAGGTCAAGGGGAAAGAAGAATCTATATAGGGACGACGAAGATGTAGAGGAAAAAAGGAGTAGCAAGCAAGCTGCTGTTTCGTCTGAATCTCCTCTGCGGTCAGAGATGTTTGATGTTGTATTGCTTTGTAGCACAGGGGAGGGTCGGGAGCGTTTGGGTTCTCTTCGTGAGGCCTTGCAAAATGGAATGAGCAAAAGTGTGCCACAGAACAGGCAATCCACAGGATCTAATCGAGGAAAAGGTCGTGGTAAGAAACTGAGTGTTAAAAAGGAGGTGGTGGATTTGAGAACCCTCCTAATTAGTTGTGCACAAGCAGCTGCAGCTGATGATCACAGGACCGCAAATGAACTGCTAAGGAAGGTCAGACAGCATTCCTCACCTTTTGGAGACGGGACACAGAGACTTGCTCATTGCTTTGCTAATGGCCTTGAGGCACGCTTGGCTGGTACTGGTAGCCAGATTTATAAAGGTCTTGTTAGCAAAAGGACATCGGCTGCCGATATCTTGAAAGCTTATCATCTGTACCTTGCTGCATCTCCATTTAAGAAGATGTCTAATTTTGTTTCAAACGTCACAATCAGGAATTTAGCAGAAAAATCGACAAGGCTCCATGTCATTGATTTTGGTATCCTTTATGGTTTCCAGTGGCCCACCCTTATTCAACGGATCTCATGGAGGGAAGGTGGACCCCCAAAGGTTCGGATTACTGGAATTGAATTTCCTCAACCAGGATTTCGGCCAGCTGAGCGAGTTGAGGAAACAGGAAGACGTTTGGCAGCTTATGCTGAGAACTTCAAAGTGCCGTTTGAGTACAATGCTATTGCAAAGAAATGGGAAACCATTACACTTGAGGAACTCAAGATTGACAaggatgaagttcttgttgtgAACTTTATATATCGGGGTAAGAACTTGCTTGATGAAAGTGTGTCTGTGGATAGCGTAAGAAACAGAGTTCTTGCTTTGATAAGGAGAATCAATCCAGACATTTTTATCCATGGAATTGTTAACGGAGCGTACAATGCCCCCTTCTTTGTTACCAGATTTCGAGAGGCGTTATTTCATTTTTCTGCACTGTTTGATATGCTTGAAACTGTTGTTCCACGCGAGGATCAGGAGAGGATGTTAATTGAGAAAGAGATCTTTGGTAGGGAGGCTATGAATGTTATAGCCTGTGAGGGCTGGGAGAGAGTCGAAAGGCCAGAAACGTACAAGCAATGGCAAGTTCGTAACTTGAGGGCTGGGTTTGAGCAAATACCTTTTGACCGAGAGCTTGTAAAGCGGGCGGCTAAGAAAGTGAGCTCTCTTTACCACAAGGACTTTGTCATTGATGAAAATAGCCAGTGGCTGTTGCAGGGATGGAAGGGACGAACCGTCTTTGCCCTCTCTGCTTGGAAACCTGCTTAAGAAATGTCAAACGCTACAGTGCTTATAATCTGCTTCTCAGCTTCTTCAACACGGATGCTTGGGGAATTAAAGGTAATCATGTTCCTGGATTTATGTTTTTGTAATCTTTAAATCCTCGTCTCTCCCTCCCTaatcctcctctctctctctcttcccccccTAACATATGTTAATTTGTGGCAGGTAAATGGGGTTGCTGACTTTAATTGTTGATTGTTAATTACGGATCAAGGATGCTAAGAGATGTTCATTAGAGATGCTTTGTCTCCTTGGTAGAAATCTTGGGGAATTATCGAGTAACTCTTCTCTTCGGTCAGTTTGGATCGTGCGATGCACTCTTACCATGGCGTCTGATAATCCGATAGACCCCTCCAGCAAATTACAAGTTCGTCGCATGTTCGCAATCTTGTTCGATTTTAACAACCAGAACAACATAATGTGCAGTTTTACACTAGTTGTATTAAAGAAACTCTTTACTTTTGCTCATTAGTCTCCTTCCTCCTTTGTGTTTTTAGTTAGAAAGGAGTGCAGCTGCCTATTTTGAAGTGTCAGTAACAACTTTCGTAAcgtattagtattattattattatttttggtaCGTCTGGAGTTGTCCTGCATATAACATTTGGTATAGTAGTTGGCATTTCCCTTGTTTCTAAACCCTACATGTCACGGAAGTGATTGTCGCACGCCCTTTGATCTctatttttgcttttggattgaataaatcaaaaggCAGACAAATAGAAGTGAGATTTCCAACATCACAATAATAAAAGAAGCCAACTCTTTTGGGATCAAATGCAAAAATGCCACTTTGATGGAAATTTAATTAATCCTTCACTTAGTACATGAATGATAAACAACTGTTAGTGACTATAATCATTTTGTTAGGAAAACCCATAACATAATGCAATGTAAGCTCATCATTTTACATCTCTTGGTGTGTCACTTGGATGCGCCAAGGGTGTCACACTGACGGTAAACTTGTTCTAAGAAAGTCATTCTGCTTGGACAATCAACCACAGGTTTCCATGTACGAAACTTTCTAATATTTTGGGAGAATCTGCGGTCTTCCGATGTGTATACACCAAAATCTCTATCTCACTCGTCGAGTTCTTCAGGCAAACTTGGCTCGTCAAACCATCGAGGAGGATCATATCCAGTCCCAcctaagaaaaatgaaaaatgaaaaatgaaacaaTTCACCTAAACTTAAGAGACCCACAAAAGGATTAAATGAAATCCCAACAAAGTTAATTAGGAAAGTATTAAGTTAATTACCAAGAGGATTACAACGACAGATTCGCCAAGCAGTCAAGATGGAACCTTTTGCAAATCCATACTTCTTGTAAGCTTGCATCGAGTACTCACTGCAGGTTGGTACATAGCGGCAACTCTTCAACATCAGAGGTGAGATTTCCCCTGCATTTTTTACCCAATTAAtttacttcatttttcttttgacaaGCGATATTCTAACTACTCTAATTTAAGTCGAATGGGGAGCACGAACTGCTTTAGCCAATTGGTCTAACCTGAATCGGCTATTAATTGCGTTTTTCTAATACAATTAGAGGTAAGATTTACGCTAAGTTACGCAGTGCATCAAccataatttggtatcgaagTAGAGTCCATCGCGGCCTATTAGTCTTAGCGAAGAGAAATATCAATAACCCGTAATTCTTACGTTTTAATAAGCGATAAATAATAATTAGAAAAGAAACTTACTTCTGTAGAATTTGAGTAGAGATAGTGCAGCTTTAACCCCCAAGCTGTCCACTTCCTTATCTGATTACAAGCAAACTGCCTTCTGAGCACGGAAATGTTCAaaaatcgagagagagagagagtaccttgTGGATTGTTTGGGTCGGACTGCGAGTCTCCATTGGCTCCATGGATTATTGGGCGACGACGAGCCGTACAAGAATTGTATTGAATGGGGTAAATTTTGCGGGAATTGAAGCTAGGGTTTTGGGATTGGGGATGAACAGCTATAGCCAGAGGTTTATGGTAGTTAACCAACATAACGACCGCCATCTTCAGCTACCCTTTTCAGTCATGCGTGCTtatgatattttcttccttgtctttgtttttatcactttttttttcaatcataAATATCAATATGAAATTATTTGGAGAAACTTATTTGAATTTCTtaaatagtacataatattgAATGATACAAGAATGAGAATATATTTTAtggtgcttttaaaatgacttaaAAATGCTTTTAATGAAAGTGATTTTGAAATCAATCATTACTAAAAATACAAGtgaattttgaaaaacatttgaagtaatttttgttcaaaatgcatttttaagtacttttggaactcaaaaacacttttaccaAAAGCACTTCAATAGTTTTAGCACTTCCAAATAAATCATGAATGGCTGAAACTGAAAATAAAAGAGCTTTATAATAGAAATTAAATTTAACAGTTAAAACACTTTTGGTATTGTATGATAATGTctttaaatattatttacaaCAAGTAGCAAAGAGTTGTAGCCACGAACAACAAAAGGCAGAGGCcgacaaagcttcaccaaagtGGCAACAAAAGACGGAAAGAGTACACCAAGTAAAGCGCAACAGACAAACACTAACTATTCATGGAGGTATTCCATTCCCATGAAATAATCTCATTAGCAACGGAATGGGCAATTTCAAGAAACTTATCAATACTCTAATAGTGGATCTAATTCAGTTGAGAACCACAGCAGTCGGTTGACATCTATTCTTGAATATACGTTTGTTCCGCTTCCTCCAAATATAAAAAACAGTAGCAGCAAGACACAAATACAAACGACAATAGAGATTTTTCCTTTCAACTGTAAGCAACCCACACAAGAAGAGGAGGCCAAGGGAGCTTTAGCCAATACAACACTCGAACACCGCCGAATACTAAATACCATCAATATAAGGACACCGAAAGAAGAGGTGGCAATGAATTTCTGTAGCACTAGAGTAGAGGACGCACACGTGATCGGAGGCAACATAGCAAAAATCAAAATCCTATCCATAGTGAAAAGCTTGCATTTAACGGCCAACCAGAGAGAAGAAACTCGTCTGGGGAATATTTTGATTATACCAGACAAGTTTAGACCAATATACATTAGGCTTAGACTGCCAAAACCTATCCAAAGCAGAGTAGATGCCAAAGGACAAAGGAGTCCATTGAATCATATTAGCCAAGCTAGGATTTTGAACAATATTAgacaaaaatttgaatttccaaCCACTCATGAGAAGAAGTATGAgttcaacacaaattaaaaccatTCAGAATATTACAAACCAAAGCAGTTTTAGGCAGTGCGGAACACAATGATATTGCAACCCgacaattttataaaaaatattttacctAATGTGagcttttatataaatttagtttgcttaattatttttctctctCAACGCTCAAGGTTGAATATCTTTGCTTAAATGAATATCGTATTTGTTAATAGTGGCATACTATGAAACCATTTTATGGCGTAAGCTTAAAaaggtttgtttgtaccatatttcaTTAATCTTGAAACTATCAAGCACCGTCAATTTTATATGTTTAAGGACCCATTGAAGGATTGTGTTGAGGCACTCTTGCCGAAGCACAATAGTTTCTCTCCAACACGagaccaatcacaacacaacacaggTCAACATTAGAATAAAACTCAGTCCCACATCGACCGTGAATGAAAGCCGAAGACCCTCCtcatctataaaaggagatcttTCTTCCTACAATTAAGGACAAATGCcattattgtacttaaactCGTAATTAGAACTCACTAATGATGATAATGCTTGAATGTATGTATTTTGTAAACTCTTTACTATTAATGAGAGCTTTACTCCGTGAACGTAGCCCAACTTAGGATGAACCATGTACACTATGTGTTTGCTTTCTTATCTTTATCCTTCTACAAATTCACCCActtagtgaccggagcaactGTGCGAAGTcgcaaacttgacactttacgttgttccaaagtctcaccaattttgtgcatcaacaaggttAAAACTTATTATTCCCAAACACGACCACATCCTACATATTTTAATAAGTAAGTTTAGGGCTCATTTGGTAAGTGcttttaaatgattaaaaacgtttttagagaagattttggaaccaatccttatTAAAAATGCAAGTTAATCATGGAAAGCCCTTAACGGgcttcctgcaagaagcacataattgaTTCTTGCAAGAAACACTTCAAATGCTTTTAAAAGtcaaacattttctctaaacgAGCTTTCAATTATTTAAGGCACTTCCTAAACGAGCCTTTAGTTCTCAATTGGTAAGGCAGACAATAAAGGAGAAACCAAGGTTTCCCTGTCAAAGAACACCAAAATTCATAAGCCAAAATAAGAGAAAAGGTAAAAACAAGCTCTGGCGCATTATTAAAAGTGCAGGCACAGTGACATGCTAGTTCCTTGATCCCTACATAACAAATTAAAAACTGTTCAAGCTACATACACATATGCTACTTCATTTTCTACCCTTTTTGTCCCAGTATAAACAGAAACTCATACGGGGAGATGTTCGCTTTGGCATTACAGAAGCCAAAAATCAAAATCGGGTAGTGATCTGGGAAAATAAAGCCTTAAAATCCTTGGTTGGTGTCCCAGTTCCCTCCGGCTTTGAGGCCAAATCAAAAGCCTTGAACTTGGCCTCCTCGAACTGCAGTGCCTGATCAAAATATAACACGCAAACAGTTCAGTACAATGCATAACAATTGCCCGAAAAGTTGATACTGAGATGCATGCTAGCTTTGAGGTAAGCagagaaaaaggaaacaaagaaataatttaTTCGCACACCCCTGTACACAATACCTGAATGCAGACTTCTGCGACATCAGGTCTAGCAATGGTTCTTGTTTCGGTCTTAAGAAGCTCGTCATCCTTCCCTATAAGTAGTTCACGGTTGCCTCCTTCTTTGTCTTGCAAGCCTCCAGCCCTAGTTTAACCATAGATGTCTAAGTCAGTTGGCAGTGAAGGAAAAAAAGGAGACCAGATTGAGGCATAACTAGGTATAGAATTTAGTGATTTGAACTTGTGTTGACACTAGACTGATGCACATAACAAGCAGACAATCTTGAGTAGGAAATGAAATCTAGGTATCGTTCCAGCAGACAAGATTTAGTATCCGTATTCATGAGGGATCACAACAATAAAGggctgttttggtgttttagaaGTTCTCAAACATTGTGTTggataaaaatataaaacccaatGCAAAGTAGCATAAACAATGGCTTCGTATATCTTCATTGTGAGGGTTGTTGTCATAAAAAGACTTCTATTTTTCCGGTAACAGTAGTAAGGAAAGCAACCAGTGATGTTACAAAGTCTATTCAATACAAACATATTGTTTGAACCGAGTCTGAATATAACTGGACCAACCTTATGATTGTGTATGGAATTCCGGAGTCAGCCAAATACTGCTCAGCCTTCCTCTTCCAAACCTGTGTAGTAATATATTGCATAAACATTTATATTTAACATATAAGCAGGAAGGAATAGATCAGCAAAGTCAAATTCCATTTCCACAAACAGAAGGCCGAAAAGCAACCACAAAAGGTGGTAATTCAAATGTAGAAAGGGATTACTAACCAATATGTTGCCATTACCCAATTTGTTCAGGGGATTGTTAAGATCTGTTCCACCCATAGACCCAACTAACACAATCTGCTTCGCTCCCGCAGCCTTAGCTGTTCACATTTATCATATAATTCAAAACTTACGAGTTGAAATGAACCATGTTTCGATTGaatggaaacaaacaaaaaaaattctcaccAGCATCTATTTGGTTCTTCTGTCCAATCCAATCAACCTAAGATGCAAACCATGTATCAGAACAAGGAGCAAACCAGAGATTCTGAACACCACCGTTGTAGAACCACCTACTTACAGTGTCCTAAAGTCAtaaaaatgacagaaattaccTGTTCAGGATACGACCCGTCTTCAAAATAGAACTCAGGCCTCCCACCTTTGGTTGGATCAAAGCCAGGTTTCATCTTAGGCACAGCGCTTGTAAGGATTATGAGAGCATCAATGCCTTGGATCGCAGGTAGAATGCTGTCAGCATCCCTTATATCTCCAACATAAAGATCATCTGATCCGCCAATGCTCTGTTTGCTCTCTTCAGTCCTAACCAGACCCCTAGCAACATACTGGTCTGACCTCTCCTTTAACTTCTTATAAACTAGTTTACCTGCCAAGTTTCCACCAATAACACATTTCAATCAGAAACCTATCCTTAAACAGAGTGGAAAGACAATTTCCTATCCTGCTTCCGTCGCCATAGATGTTGAGcaaataaaacccaaacaaACACATTCACAGTAACAAAACATACTTCCGTTGCCATAGATGTTAAGTCAACTCAAACTACACACATTCACGATAACAAAGCACGCTGACTGTtaccaaaatcacaaaaccccaaaccctaaaccaGTCACCTTACGCTTACAGCGTGCAACACACCGGGCATCTCTGCCACTCAACAGACATGCTTATCCACAAAAAACACCCAATTATCTCACACATTTCTGCTCACACTAAGGGACTGCACAGGTCCCATTACCCCACCATTAATCCCACATCCCAAATACTAAAATACACATCTTGTAATGCTTTGTACTAAAAGTTCTTAAATTTATTGAGTCCATGACTCACTCAGGATTATAGATTCATAATCTAGGAAATATAAACAATAATCCACTCGAATTTAGGGAGCTGTTacgcactccaaaaatctcattttgccctgtgtatttttctttctaaatgtaAAAAGTTTGGAcggctaataacaattcctaaATTTATTGTGTTACAATTTATtagtttagataaatttagTTTAATTATCTTATCgtttataaaaaagaaaacttgAATTGAGATTAAAACTAGGGATACTTTGAATACGGtctctaatccttaacattctttgactaaaaccttaatggtacacctcattatattacaattaatattttttatttttacaattttgacattaattgtttgatattttatgagatttataatcctataaatttaaaatccctcgttataatactattagaaacggttacaataaaaatattcaaacattttgattgaataaatggataaaaactatgtaaaaataagaaataataaatggcaaaagaatgtatccatagtgttaaaaaaattggtacatttcacatataacaaagttgtacattaataaagaagaatgagtatattataaataaattagggtacacataaaagattaaaaaattaagagtacaattgatttttttttaaatataagcgctaaaagaaattaatacatggttacaaaataaaactaaaaagaaaatactataaatttaaaaataagttgcaaattaaaagtgggtacaaactaaaaatataaatatatgatacaaagtttaggcataaaatataaatatacgatatgtaatttttctttcattgattaaatatacaatgtcacgtgatggTATACACATAGGtacaaacataaataaaactttaaaaaatatgggcacaaaaagaaactaaaatatgggtacaaattaaaaatgaaaaaaaaattggtacaaactaaaaataaaaatatatgataaaaatttagccataaatataaatatattgattgtaacatttttaacactaaaggaatatatttaaaaataaaaatattttattatttaaataattaatgatgttattaatacaatgatcttgatcaaaaattgaaaatgaataagattttaatcaataggATAGCAAAAAAACGATTacgaacctaatttctccttcaaactATATAATCTATAAAACCGAGCGCCCAATCAAcacttattaattaattaaattaatttaacacaGTCATCTTCATGTTTAAAATTCTTGTTcaataattaacaattaaaactTGACTatgaaaaactaattaaaaacgagagagagagagagaga
Proteins encoded in this region:
- the LOC126592507 gene encoding uncharacterized protein At5g02240-like, coding for MMATVAVAPRVPLVISNNGSRKCQKCSWVAVPERSTLSFQSTSFSAVSLFIYIRARRGFGREGVVTKAMADSGASIVLVTGAGGRTGKLVYKKLKERSDQYVARGLVRTEESKQSIGGSDDLYVGDIRDADSILPAIQGIDALIILTSAVPKMKPGFDPTKGGRPEFYFEDGSYPEQVDWIGQKNQIDAAKAAGAKQIVLVGSMGGTDLNNPLNKLGNGNILVWKRKAEQYLADSGIPYTIIRAGGLQDKEGGNRELLIGKDDELLKTETRTIARPDVAEVCIQALQFEEAKFKAFDLASKPEGTGTPTKDFKALFSQITTRF
- the LOC126592504 gene encoding scarecrow-like protein 9 — translated: MAMDPRLRAFSDSFNGVQLGNQPLPILSQPTVVAGSRFDSKTCLDNNYRNFDYPQPGLTPNSVSSFSSVSPEDDSAEDCDFSDVVLKYINQMLMEEDMEEKTCMLQESLELQAAEKSFYEVLGKKYPPSPDLYRGYASQYGESPGESSSGTWSNYITSSCNSGGYFGDNSSIQSPDGYSSQLQGLQDYSVSQSFSGSSTRVSSLDGLVDAPSSSIYTPDLKTESQSIWQFRKGVEEASRFLPSETNLVVDLEANGMSVRAPNVGTGAPFVKAERKDGGGYSSGRSRGKKNLYRDDEDVEEKRSSKQAAVSSESPLRSEMFDVVLLCSTGEGRERLGSLREALQNGMSKSVPQNRQSTGSNRGKGRGKKLSVKKEVVDLRTLLISCAQAAAADDHRTANELLRKVRQHSSPFGDGTQRLAHCFANGLEARLAGTGSQIYKGLVSKRTSAADILKAYHLYLAASPFKKMSNFVSNVTIRNLAEKSTRLHVIDFGILYGFQWPTLIQRISWREGGPPKVRITGIEFPQPGFRPAERVEETGRRLAAYAENFKVPFEYNAIAKKWETITLEELKIDKDEVLVVNFIYRGKNLLDESVSVDSVRNRVLALIRRINPDIFIHGIVNGAYNAPFFVTRFREALFHFSALFDMLETVVPREDQERMLIEKEIFGREAMNVIACEGWERVERPETYKQWQVRNLRAGFEQIPFDRELVKRAAKKVSSLYHKDFVIDENSQWLLQGWKGRTVFALSAWKPA
- the LOC126592508 gene encoding UPF0161 protein At3g09310; this translates as MAVVMLVNYHKPLAIAVHPQSQNPSFNSRKIYPIQYNSCTARRRPIIHGANGDSQSDPNNPQDKEVDSLGVKAALSLLKFYRREISPLMLKSCRYVPTCSEYSMQAYKKYGFAKGSILTAWRICRCNPLGGTGYDPPRWFDEPSLPEELDE